One Aphidius gifuensis isolate YNYX2018 linkage group LG3, ASM1490517v1, whole genome shotgun sequence DNA window includes the following coding sequences:
- the LOC122852729 gene encoding inosine triphosphate pyrophosphatase → MSKPIVFVTGNAKKLEEVLAILGKQFPKTVINKKIDLPEYQGEIDDISKLKCKSAMEVVKGPVIVEDTCLCFNAMKGLPGPYIKWFQDKLGPDGLYDMLAAWDDKTAEAICTFAYSTGNPNDEVILFQGKTKGTIVKPRGPRVFGWDPVFQPDGHDQTYAQLPKDIKNTISHRSLALEKLKDYFINQAK, encoded by the coding sequence ATGTCAAAACCAATTGTCTTTGTAACTGgcaatgctaaaaaattagaagaagTATTAGCAATATTGGGAAAACAATTTCCAAAAAcagtgattaataaaaaaattgatttaccaGAATATCAAGgtgaaattgatgatattagtaaattaaaatgtaaatcaGCAATGGAAGTTGTAAAGGGTCCAGTTATTGTTGAAGATACATGTCTTTGTTTTAATGCAATGAAAGGATTACCTGGTCCATATATTAAATGGTTTCAAGATAAATTAGGACCAGATGGTTTATATGATATGTTAGCTGCTTGGGATGATAAAACAGCTGAAGCAATATGTACATTTGCATATTCAACTGGTAATCCAAATGATgaagttattttatttcaaggtAAAACAAAAGGTACTATTGTTAAACCACGTGGACCACGTGTATTTGGTTGGGATCCAGTTTTTCAACCAGATGGACATGATCAAACTTATGCACAACTAccaaaagatattaaaaatactatatCACATCGTAGTTTagcacttgaaaaattaaaagattatttcatcaatcaagctaaataa
- the LOC122851034 gene encoding folylpolyglutamate synthase, mitochondrial-like, whose amino-acid sequence MAQSKDPLTETPTYKEAILAFNKLETNTIDNRRTGFENCKKYLIRTGISLDDLNRVPIIHIAGTKGKGSTCAYLESIIRNHGFKTAFYTSPHLVRVRERIKINENEFDMPSRLTFMTVLAFHVILAADIDMAIFEVGCGGEYDSTNIIQQPICVGITLLEIDHTPLLGDKLSSIAWHKAGILKPNVPAYTLEQHPEAFDILRQRSIEKNCNLTTVSVDKLKILKTYPPKLGIDSDVQFKNAALAVQLAETFIKKFKYNNNQKIDFDKNIAEEALKNTKWPGRTQIIHGKYLDIYLDGSHTHAAMKNCVDCDSVESQNTSVTLDEQMKKCDKHAEAWTFSPAIIKQSVAQALQHILDDKSKNNHKIIVLITGSLYLTGPALNFTLN is encoded by the exons ATGGCACAAAGTAAAGACCCTCTAACAGAGACACCAACTTATAAA gaaGCTATTTTGGCTTTTAATAAATTGGAAACAAACACAATAGATAATCGTCGAACAGGatttgaaaattgtaaaaaatatctaatcaG aacTGGTATAAGCTTGGATGATTTAAATAGAGTTCCAATAATTCACATTGCTGGTACAAAAGGAAAAGGTTCAACATGTGCATATTTAGAATCAATTATTCGTAATCATGGTTTTAAAACAGCTTTCTATACATCACCACATCTTGTTCGAGTTcgtgaaagaataaaaattaatg aaaatgaatttgatatGCCATCACGTTTGACATTTATGACAGTACTGGCATTTCATGTGATATTAGCAGCAGATATTGACATGGCAATTTTTGAAGTTGGATGTGGTGGTGAGTATGATTCGACAAATATTATCCAGCAACCAATATGTGTTGGTATAACATTATTGGAGATAGACCATACACCTCTTCTTGGTGACAAATTGTCTAGCATTGCTTGGCATAAAGCTGGTATTTTAAAGCCTAATGTACCAGCTTATACTTTAGAACAACATCCAGAAgcatttgatattttacgtCAAcgatcaattgaaaaaaattgtaatttaacgACGGTTtcagttgataaattaaaaatacttaaaacGTATCCACCAAAACTTGGAATTGATAGTGatgttcaatttaaaaatgctgCTTTGGCTGTTCAATTAGCTGagacatttattaaaaaatttaaatacaataataaccAGAAAATTGAtttcgataaaaatattgccGAGGAAGCTTTGAAAAATACTAAATGGCCAGGACGAACTCAAATAATTCATGGtaaatatttagatatttatttgGATGGTTCACATACTCATGCTGCCATGAAAAATTGTGTTGACTG TGACTCTGTTGAGTCACAAAATACATCTGTTACACTTGatgaacaaatgaaaaaatgcgACAAACATGCGGAGGCTTGGACATTTAGTCCAGCTATTATTAAACAATCTGTTGCTCAAGCACTTCAACATatacttgatgataaatcaaaaaacaatcataaaataattgtacttATTACTGGATCTCTATATCTTACTGGCCCTGCTTTG aattttacattaaattaa
- the LOC122852730 gene encoding 1-phosphatidylinositol 3-phosphate 5-kinase-like: MMSDSVTMGSNPSSEQQIDVDLSDQQVNVELTEQPIDVDLPEQQVDVELTEQPIDVDLPDQQINVELSEQPINAEQTDQQDNVELIEHQIEMDSQEQQNEVDLQEQQIEVDSQEQQIEIDSQEQQSAADSPEQQINVELSEQQQSNVESPGQQINVELSEQHFNVESPGQQIEVDLQAQQINVELSEQQFNVESPGQQFNIELSEQQDDVELTEQADYFELTEQQVNVEVTEQQINLESNTQINIQPPTKEQINIEKPTDDSTVVPVRTRSSKRRRISDDEDDCDTNDVELIHQNTPKDQEPPLVNKVVTTEIPEWFINNIKSTEENQSIRLKEFKDEILSELNHQLGNTLGKIVKNDKLQFEKQILDAMKHCFLEVENEIAIRNLTLLKNHNNNTNKINGENLISEINNNTVNNNNNNNNNDDDDDKEEGEIDNEEKTDSQKDDELIIKLKNIFNDLTENDNKKIYGLLSNLKVSTKKGVENVTNIFFDKAIKMPKLSYELVDRLIRITDFDPAFLHLREYLFKRCENDLANGNIIDEIIFVSFIAKKGYLLPDGFISRCIYYFLEIENKQNIKCLCEFVNIAGEYYRNFPFIIDCFNKFENISAAGKYGKDITDAINQLIYRKNMLWQ; encoded by the exons ATGATGTCGGACTCAGTGACAATGGGAAGCAATCCATCATCAGAACAACAAATTGATGTTGATTTATCAGACCAACAAGTCAATGTTGAATTAACAGAGCAACCAATTGATGTGGATTTACCAGAACAACAAGTTGATGTTGAATTAACAGAGCAACCAATTGATGTGGATTTACCAGACCaacaaataaatgttgaattatCAGAACAACCAATTAATGCTGAACAGACAGATCAACAAGATAATGTTGAATTAATAGAACATCAAATTGAAATGGATTCACAAGAACAACAAAATGAAGTTGATTTACAAGAACAACAAATTGAAGTTGACTCTCAAGAACaacaaattgaaattgattCACAAGAACAACAAAGTGCAGCTGATTCACCAGAGCAACAAATTAATGTTGAATTATCAGAACAACAACAATCCAATGTTGAATCACCAGGCCAACAAATTAATGTTGAATTATCAGAGCAACATTTCAATGTTGAATCACCAGGCCAACAAATTGAAGTAGATTTACAAGCACAACAAATTAATGTTGAATTATCAGAACAACAATTCAATGTTGAATCACCAGGCCAACAATTCAATATTGAATTATCAGAACAACAAGATGATGTTGAATTAACAGAGCAAGCAGATTATTTTGAATTGACAGAACAACAAGTTAATGTTGAAGTAACAGAGCAGCAAATTAATCTTGAATCAAAtactcaaataaatattcaaccaCCAACAAAGGAACAAATCAATATTGAAAAACCAACTGATGATTCAACTGTTGTTCCAGTTCGTACTAGAAGTtcaaaaagaagaagaatatctgatgatgaggatgattGTGATACTAACGATGttgaattgattcatcaaaataCACCAAAAGATCAAGAACCACCTTTGGTTAATAAGGTAGTCACAACAGAAATTCCTGAATggttcatcaacaatatcaaatcAACAGAAGAGAATCAAAGTATCAGATTAAAAgag ttTAAAGATGAAATATTGTCTGAATTGAACCATCAACTTGGCAACACACTTGGTAAGattgttaaaaatgataaattacaatttgaaaaacaaattcttgATGCAATGAAACATTGTTTTTTGGaagttgaaaatgaaattgccattagaaatttaacattattaaaaaatcataataacaatacaaataaaatcaatggtgaaaatttaatatctgaaattaataacaatacagtcaataataataataacaataataataatgatgatgatgatgacaaagAAGAAGgtgaaattgataatgaagaaaaaacagaTAGCCAAAAAGACGATgagttgataataaaacttaaaaatatttttaatgatttgactgaaaatgataataaaaaaatatatggtttATTGAGTAATTTAAAAGTATCAACTAAAAAAGGAGTTGAAAAtgtaacaaatatattttttgataaagccATTAAAATGCCAAAATTATCATATGAACTTGTTGATAGATTAATACGTATTACTGATTTTGATCCAGCATTTCTTCATTTacgtgaatatttatttaaacgttGTGAAAATGATCTTGCAAAtggtaatattattgatgaaataatatttgtatcatTTATTGCCAAGAAAGGATATTTATTACCAGATGGATTTATCAGtagatgtatttattattttcttgaaattgaaaataaacaaaatatcaaatgttTATGTGAATTTGTCAATATTGCTGGTGAATATTATCgtaattttccatttattattgattgttttaataaatttgaaaatatatcagcTGCTGGAAAATATGGTAAAGATATTACAGAtgcaattaatcaattaatatacagaaaaaatatgttatggCAATag
- the LOC122852728 gene encoding uncharacterized protein LOC122852728 codes for MNKKEGRFRNDGTDRSRKGSKNIKNTNEDVQRAIEGLKGIPDDELQEFLDDEELQGLDVVDAWEGDEEQVEQRGNRGRHQRRNSGNRNRRGGRRGGFGNRNQGLRDKHEDKKREDARRDPSKSSKDIERDKMRARRDNETKILAEKEKAIKNLLDSDTVVPPGTEVEAIETFDKQIQNNRNNREHNRSSDRHRNQNSSPFFRRSRGSPRGRGRNTFFNTPERRRRTSWDRKSSLDRRERRISPDRQFRRRIDEREFRLNRRSRSSIRSRSRDRSRRRWSRSPIRGSGHGDSRRRSISKSPERRRKRSPFLHEIARQLNNDALLSGNINNQGFNQQIQPLNIQPPPPQNHHGNLQLPPHHYGHPEPMVGPYSVPFEPQPPVQPVMNFEQIHRPIHQHMDYNPPPPQQQQPPIQAPPQHVLFNQMPQMVNDNHVYQAPVLLPTPNIPQPVPAPMQTDQFIQHSSTHELPQPSPDSNRRISDEHRYRDDFNNEKKMRRDRGVRHNRLVTPEPPIISEKKLYEKTSLSSLLEASVLAKGFKPEIIKNCEQALRELPDEDHRLRMKGRFFYDSKSEDEEIPKQPEYLSNSILLNKNKTHSLWLTNDKKIDSLKNTIETHQKYCQTEIEYNDISVQTSIEMIDFCVQVCPGDLRLSPLREDKRPIMDRLDWNVREHNDYVREVDDLRWSLSSNPKRSYKRTLSPDDDIVRQNITDISQHNFIDINRHNIDNNNFNQDLERPIRDGLSPSPHDYRPHSPLHNRNDTFDDSPYRSNYNQHNNDRYSPNFRRNIDNYDDNISQHSRNRSPDIIEERNDHHRHGDDDDDDDVQVLDDDIFTRESNWRERGSSKTFGSLTNLSHKSRPSRGKFTSGRSFRARGNSYRGRY; via the exons atgaataaaaaagaaggaagATTTAGAAATGATGGTACGGATCGTTCACGTAAaggatcaaaaaatataaaaaacacaaatgaaGATGTACAAAGAGCAATTGAAGGACTAAAAGGAATTCCTGATGATGAACTTCAGGAATTTCttgatgatgaagaattaCAGGGtcttgatgttgttgatgcttGGGAGGGTGATGAGGAGCAAGTAGAACAACGAGGAAATAGAGGTCGTCATCAACGTAGAAATtctgg taaTCGTAATCGTCGTGGTGGTCGTAGAGGAGGTTTTGGTAATCGTAATCAAGGTTTACGTGATAAACATGAAGATAAAAAACGTGAAGATGCACGTAGAGATCCATCAAAAAGTTCAAAAGATATTGAACGTGATAAAATGCGTGCACGTCGtgataatgaaacaaaaatacttgctgaaaaagaaaaagctattaaaaatttacttgattcAGATACAGTTGTACCACCTGGTACTGAAGTTGAAGCTATTGAAacatttgataaacaaatacaaaataatcgTAATAATCGTGAGCATAATCGTAGCTCTGATCGTCATAGAAATCAAAATTCAAGTCCATTTTTTCGTAGAAGTCGTGGTAGTCCACGTGGAAGAGGaagaaatacattttttaatacaccAGAACGTAGAAGAAGAACAAGTTGGGATAGAAAAAGTAGTTTAGATCGTCGTGAACGTAGAATTAGTCCTGATAGACAATTTAGAAGACGAATTGATGAACG tGAATTTAGATTAAATCGTCGAAGTAGATCATCTATACGTAGCAGAAGTCGTGATCGTTCACGTCGCCGTTGGAGTAGATCTCCAATTCGTGGTAGTGGTCATGGTGATTCACGTCGTCGTAGTATAAGTAAATCACCAGAAAGACGTAGAAAACGTTCACCATTTCTTCATGAAATAGCTAGACAACTCAATAATGATGCTCTCTTATCtggaaatattaataatcaaggttttaatcaacaaattcaaCCACTTAATAttcaaccaccaccaccacaaaATCATCATGGTAATTTACAATTACCACCACATCATTATGGTCATCCAGAACCAATGGTGGGACCATATTCAGTACCATTTGAACCTCAACCACCTGTACAACCAGTTATGAATTTTGAACAAATACATCGACCAATTCATCAACATATGGATTATaatccaccaccaccacaacaacaacaaccaccaaTACAAGCACCACCACaacatgtattatttaatcaaatgcCACAAATGGTAAATGATAATCACGTATATCAAGCACCAGTTTTATTACCAACACCTAATATACCTCAACCAGTACCAGCACCAATGCAAACTGATCAATTTATACAACATTCTTCAACACATGAATTACCACAACCATCACCAGATTCCAATAGAAGAATTTCAGATGAACATAGATATcgtgatgattttaataatgaaaaaaaaatgagacgaGATAGAGGTGTTAGACATAATCGACTTGTCACACCAGAGCCACCAAtcatttcagaaaaaaaa ttatatGAAAAAACCAGTTTATCCAGTCTACTTGAAGCATCTGTATTAGCtaaag GTTTTAAaccagaaataataaaaaattgtgaacAAGCATTACGTGAATTACCAGATGAAGATCATCGTTTACGTATGAAAGGacgttttttttatgattcaaAAAGTGAAGATGAAGAAATACCAAAACAACctgaatatttatcaaattcaatacttttaaataaaaataaaactcattCATTATGgttaacaaatgataaaaaaattgattcattaaaaaatacaattgaaacacatcaaaaatattgtcaaactgaaattgaatataatgatATATCAGTACAAACATCAATTGAAATGATTGATTTTTGTGTACAAGTATGTCCAGGTGATTTAAGATTATCACCATTAAGAGAAGATAAACGTCCAATAATGGATCGTCTTGATTGGAATGTTAGAGAACATAATGATTATGTACGTGAAGTTGATGATTTAAGATGGAGTTTATCATCAAATCCAAAACGTTCATATAAAAGAACATTATCACcagatgatgatattgttagACAAAATATTACTGATATTAGTcagcataattttattgatattaatcgtcataatattgataataataactttaatCAAGATTTAGAAAGACCAATTAGAGATGGTTTATCACCAAGTCCACATGATTATCGTCCACATTCACCATTACATAATCGTAATGATACATTTGATGACAGTCCATACAGATCAAATTATAATCAGCATAATAATGATAGATATTCACCAAATTTTAGaagaaatattgataattatgatgataatattagtCAACATAGTCGTAATAGAAGTCCTGATATTATTGAAGAACGTAATGATCATCATCGtcatggtgatgatgatgacgatgatgatgtaCAAGTTTTagatgatgatatatttacAAGAGAATCAAATTGGCGTGAACGTGGATCAAGTAAGACATTTGGcagtttaacaaatttatcacATAAATCTAGACCATCAAGAGGTAAATTTACATCTGGAAGAAGTTTTCGTGCACGTGGAAATAGTTATCGTGGAagatattaa
- the LOC122851035 gene encoding folylpolyglutamate synthase, mitochondrial-like yields MAQRKEIEICSLLVTPTYEEAILALKKLQGNTNNNLLKAVEDSKKYLIRTGISLDDLNRVPIIHIAGTKGKGSTCAYLESIIRNHGFKTAFYTSPHLVRVRERIKINENEFDMPSRLTFMTVLAFHLILAADIDLAIVEVGIGGEYDSTNIIQQPICVGITLLEMDHMKVLGDDLSSIAWHKAGIFKANVPAYTVNQSPEAFDILRQRSIEKNCSLTTVSDDKLKILNTYPPKLGIDSDVQFKNAALAVQLAETFIKKFKYNNNQKIDFDKNIAEEALKNTKWPGRTQIIHGKYLDIYLDGPQTHVSMKNCVDCETNSVDLQNSNLGFDEQMTNCKKHVESWSYSPAVIKKSLVSALNDILDINKNNNNHKTMVLITGCLYFVGTALSILDENFVPNKKNIINF; encoded by the exons ATGGCacaaagaaaagaaatagaaaTTTGCTCTTTATTAGTAACACCAACGTATGAG gaAGCTATTTTGGCCTTGAAAAAATTGCAAGGCaacactaataataatttgcttAAGGCGGTAGaagatagtaaaaaatatttaatcag aactGGTATAAGCTTGGATGACTTGAATAGAGTTCCAATAATTCACATTGCTGGTACAAAAGGAAAAGGTTCAACGTGTGCTTATTTAGAATCAATTATTCGTAATCATGGTTTTAAAACAGCTTTCTATACATCACCTCATCTTGTTCGCGTTcgtgaaagaataaaaattaatg aaaatgaatttgatatGCCATCACGATTGACATTTATGACAGTACTGGCATTTCATTTGATACTAGCAGCAGATATTGACTTGGCAATTGTAGAAGTTGGAATTGGAGGTGAGTATGATTCGACAAACATTATCCAGCAACCAATATGTGTTGGTATAACATTATTAGAAATGGATCATATGAAAGTTCTTGGTGATGATTTATCCAGCATTGCTTGGCATAAAGCTGGAATTTTTAAAGCTAATGTTCCAGCTTACACTGTTAATCAATCTCCCGAGgcatttgatattttacgtCAAcgatcaattgaaaaaaattgtagtttAACAACTGTTtcagatgataaattaaaaatacttaacACGTATCCACCAAAACTTGGTATTGATAGTGAtgtgcaatttaaaaatgctgCTTTGGCTGTTCAATTGGCTGagacatttattaaaaaatttaaatacaataataaccAGAAAATTGAtttcgataaaaatattgccgaggaagctttaaaaaatactaaatggCCAGGGCGAACTCAAATAATTCATGGTAAATATTTAGACATTTATCTGGATGGTCCACAGACTCATGTTAGCATGAAAAATTGTGTCGACTG TGAAACAAATAGTGTTGATCTTCAAAATTCCAATCTTGGGTTTGATGAACAAATgacaaattgtaaaaaacatgTTGAAAGCTGGTCATACAGTCCTGCTGTTATCAAAAAATCACTTGTCTCCGCACTCAATGATATACTCgatatcaacaaaaacaacaacaatcataAAACTATGGTGCTTATAACTGGTTGTTTATATTTCGTCGGAACTGCATTATCAATTTTAGATGAAAACTTtgttccaaataaaaaaaatattattaatttttag